A single genomic interval of Rosistilla ulvae harbors:
- a CDS encoding class I SAM-dependent methyltransferase: MANQQELTIRKYWTLIGINSTAHAIRAAREVGLFQQLLSGQKTFGELVDACDIQPNLTTRILDVLVASGLIEQYAEHYAASQTLGLLAQYDSDLGDYYLDSMVGQLRCDLPAGNGDAYRRHQVARGWTRTPLAMQAAAVLEIGQKRRDLRILEIGCGSGVWTSTLAFRDPGTTIVAIDHADALGEAKTMIESIDLQNRWKGIEGDPTSGELPEGPFDLVVIPELLQTIDDALAVTILGRAADVTRPDGEVAVIDFFDPIDAKKRSLATAVQNLELGLRTPLGRLRTAPEASQLMVGAGLTSALYAPLTNAPQNAGLLMGTRPETLN; the protein is encoded by the coding sequence ATGGCCAATCAGCAAGAATTGACGATTCGCAAATACTGGACCCTGATCGGGATCAACTCGACGGCGCACGCGATTCGTGCGGCCCGCGAGGTCGGTCTGTTCCAGCAACTGCTGTCGGGGCAAAAGACGTTTGGCGAGCTGGTCGACGCTTGCGACATCCAGCCCAACCTGACCACGCGGATCTTGGACGTCTTGGTCGCGAGCGGTCTGATCGAACAATACGCCGAGCACTACGCCGCGTCGCAAACTCTGGGACTGTTGGCCCAATACGATTCCGACCTCGGCGACTACTACTTGGACAGCATGGTCGGCCAACTGCGATGCGATCTTCCCGCCGGAAACGGCGATGCGTATCGACGTCACCAAGTCGCTCGCGGATGGACGCGGACACCACTGGCAATGCAAGCCGCCGCGGTGTTGGAGATCGGCCAGAAACGTCGCGACCTGCGGATCCTGGAGATCGGTTGTGGTTCGGGCGTCTGGACGTCGACGCTTGCGTTTCGCGATCCCGGCACCACGATCGTCGCCATCGATCATGCCGACGCGTTGGGCGAAGCGAAGACGATGATCGAGAGCATCGATCTGCAGAATCGCTGGAAGGGGATCGAAGGCGATCCGACCAGCGGCGAACTGCCCGAGGGACCATTCGATCTGGTCGTGATCCCCGAACTGCTGCAAACGATCGACGATGCCCTTGCCGTCACGATCCTCGGCCGCGCCGCCGATGTCACGCGGCCCGATGGAGAAGTTGCGGTGATCGATTTCTTCGATCCAATCGATGCCAAAAAGCGATCGTTGGCGACCGCCGTGCAGAACTTGGAACTCGGTTTGCGGACTCCGCTGGGACGCTTGCGAACCGCTCCCGAAGCGAGCCAGTTGATGGTCGGCGCAGGCCTCACCTCCGCCCTCTACGCACCGCTAACCAACGCTCCTCAAAACGCGGGGCTCCTGATGGGAACGCGTCCCGAAACGCTGAACTGA
- a CDS encoding HpcH/HpaI aldolase family protein, which translates to MRNSKTLAKVRAGKPVRMCSFGHFIPAYIQMAADSGYDCLWLDAEHRAFTDREIQTLLSYCHRFDIDCMLRPPTLEKSRLYRYLEDGATGLMIPHVSTADRAAELVQSVKFPPLGDRGQDGVGLDAGFLSRGDEYVEHANRETFLVVQIETPQAVGNIDAIAAVPGVDGMFIGPGDLGLRIRRTETNVTIAQANADVAAAAAKHGKFWGGPGLSLENIQHLYQLGAQMIAHGNDYDGLLTMLRNSSAELDAIYG; encoded by the coding sequence TTGCGAAACAGTAAAACTCTGGCCAAGGTGCGAGCGGGCAAGCCGGTTCGGATGTGCTCGTTTGGACATTTTATTCCGGCATACATCCAGATGGCCGCCGACAGCGGATACGACTGTCTGTGGTTGGACGCGGAGCATCGGGCGTTCACCGATCGCGAGATCCAGACGCTGTTATCCTATTGCCATCGGTTCGACATCGATTGCATGTTGCGGCCGCCGACGTTGGAGAAATCGCGGCTGTATCGCTATCTCGAAGATGGCGCGACGGGATTGATGATCCCACATGTCTCGACAGCTGATCGGGCGGCGGAATTGGTCCAATCGGTGAAGTTCCCGCCGCTGGGCGATCGCGGGCAGGATGGCGTTGGGTTGGATGCGGGATTTCTCTCGCGGGGCGATGAATACGTCGAGCACGCGAATCGCGAGACCTTTCTGGTTGTGCAAATTGAGACGCCTCAAGCGGTTGGAAATATTGACGCGATCGCCGCGGTTCCCGGTGTCGATGGAATGTTCATTGGTCCGGGCGATCTCGGTTTGCGGATCCGACGGACCGAAACCAACGTCACGATCGCTCAGGCCAACGCCGACGTCGCCGCCGCGGCGGCTAAGCACGGGAAATTCTGGGGCGGTCCGGGATTATCGCTGGAGAATATCCAGCATTTGTACCAGTTGGGTGCGCAAATGATTGCTCACGGAAACGATTACGATGGATTGCTGACGATGCTTCGCAACAGTTCAGCCGAACTCGATGCGATCTATGGTTGA
- a CDS encoding NAD-dependent epimerase/dehydratase family protein: MRVLVTGCGGFLGAEIVRQLLARGDDVVGLGRRDYPQLAEAGMQQVRGDVRNQTAVLRATEDVDAVIHTAAIAGVWGSYQHYFETNTLGTRHVIDACHQREIRSLVFCSSPSVTFGGDDQTGVDESEPYPDDYLCHYPRTKAAAEKEVLAANQPGRLLTCALRPHLIWAPDDPHLFPRLIQRARAGRLVRVGSGENLIDTIHVRNAAHAHLLALDRISSGETEAAGRAYFLSQGEPVGCWAWLSEILTAAGVEVPTRSISYRTAYKIGHGLELIYAATRRTSEPPMTRFVAAQLAKDHYFDITAARRLLGYEPIISTAQGLAELKSQWRD, translated from the coding sequence ATGCGAGTTTTAGTCACCGGTTGCGGCGGCTTCTTAGGAGCCGAGATCGTTCGCCAATTGCTCGCCCGCGGCGATGATGTCGTCGGGCTCGGACGCCGCGATTACCCACAGCTTGCCGAAGCGGGGATGCAGCAGGTCCGCGGCGATGTCCGCAACCAGACCGCCGTCCTGCGGGCCACCGAAGATGTCGACGCCGTGATCCACACCGCCGCGATCGCTGGCGTCTGGGGATCGTACCAACACTATTTTGAGACCAATACGCTCGGCACCCGGCACGTGATCGACGCCTGCCACCAACGCGAGATCCGCAGTCTGGTCTTCTGCAGCAGTCCCAGCGTCACGTTCGGCGGCGACGACCAGACCGGCGTCGACGAATCGGAACCCTACCCCGACGATTATCTGTGCCACTATCCGCGCACCAAGGCCGCGGCTGAAAAGGAAGTCTTGGCGGCCAATCAGCCGGGGCGTCTGCTGACCTGCGCGCTGCGGCCCCATCTGATCTGGGCTCCCGACGATCCGCATCTGTTCCCACGCTTGATCCAACGCGCCCGCGCCGGCCGCTTGGTCCGCGTCGGTTCGGGTGAAAACCTGATCGATACGATCCACGTTCGCAACGCCGCCCACGCCCATCTGCTGGCGTTGGACCGAATCAGCAGCGGGGAGACCGAAGCCGCTGGCCGCGCGTACTTCCTGTCGCAAGGCGAACCGGTCGGCTGCTGGGCTTGGCTGTCGGAGATCTTAACGGCGGCGGGAGTCGAAGTGCCGACGCGATCGATCTCCTACCGCACCGCCTACAAGATCGGCCACGGTCTGGAACTGATCTACGCCGCCACGCGGCGGACCAGCGAGCCGCCGATGACACGATTTGTCGCCGCTCAACTGGCCAAAGACCATTACTTTGACATCACCGCCGCCCGGCGACTGCTCGGCTACGAACCGATCATCTCGACAGCCCAGGGGCTGGCGGAACTGAAGTCACAGTGGCGAGACTGA